The stretch of DNA acaataccaccacaaagctaagggctggggaaaggttcagtgggtagagagcTTGCTGTACAGTGACCTTAGTTTGGATCATAGCACCTGTGTAAAAGCCAGACTTGGTTGTTCATggctgtaacctcagcatttgtGGCTGGGGGGGCAGCAGGATCTCTGGACTTCACCAGCTGCCAACctagactttttttgttttgttttgtttttcgagacaggatttctctgtatagctttgagcctttcctggaaatcacttggtagcccaggctggcttcgaactcacagagatctgcctggatctgcctcctgagtgctgggatcacagacctgcgccaccactgcccagccaacctAGACTTTTTCAAGCAAATAAAGCAgagagcagtagaggaagacGCCCAATGTCTCCCCTGGTCTGCATTTACATGCAGAgactgtacatacacacagacatggggATGGGGGTTGATAGATAAGCAACCCAATTAATTGTTTAGAtttgttaattttatatgtatgagtgtacaAGTTTGCCTGGTGTACAAAGGTCAGGAGAGGTGGTCagatcagatctcttggaactggaggtatagATGACTGTAAACTATGATTATGAGTGCTGCAGAATCCCAGTCCTTACAGCCAGTCCATCTCTCTAGTGCCTAAAACAGCTCTTTTGgggccaggaaggaaggattttATTTGCAGGTCtatataaattttatacatacataatacatacatatacatacatacatacatatatatatatatctggcaTCATGGCtcacacttggaatcccagcctttgggagccTGAGGagggaggattgctgtgagttctaggctagtttCATCTGTATGAGTTCCAGCCAGCATGAGCTATAGTGTGAGACCATCCATGCCTCTAtcccccaataaaataaatactaagtttatttgttatttttccttatgttgtagaataaaatatatagttaATATTTTTCCCCCAGCTCATATATAGACAAACCTTCTCTAGCATTTTCCATGctaataaaaatgttaactaCTTTTTTCTAAGAACTTGTCTATAACTAAGAAGCAGATCTTGGTAGTTTCTGTTTAGTTTACATTTTTATGACCCAATGCCTTTgattagggttacttacaggagcttGGATGAGAGGTTAATTTACAGAAGCTTGGGCAGTTTACCAGgggctataccactgaagaaaatcccTTTTCATTAACTCTGTATAAATCCTGTAGGAATAGTGTGGCCTCATGAGTGTTAATAGGTTCAGTCTTGTTCAGGTCTTCTGCTAGTAATCAAAAGCAGCTGAGAGAGAAAGTTGAATATAACAGCCAGCAGCCATGTCCTCCTGGAAGACAGCACTTTGACAACATGCTATCCTCCCCTTCCGTTCTTCTGTTCTTTACATCCCATCTCCCTTTGTGCTCCTTGAGCTTTGTGGGGGTTGATACAGATGCCATTCAGCCATCACTAATTCCCAGTACTCTGACCAGTATGAGTCTTTGCAGTAATGGCTACCCGttgaaaaaagaagcttctctgaacaAAAGATTAGAAGGCAATACCATAAGTGCATCATATCTGTTTATCAAAACaacagcagtagcttccccactTCAGCCTATGACCAGTAttacagtaccaggtatgagTTTTCTCCTGTGGAATGGGCCACAAATCCTGTAACAGTTTTGCCTCTTTTTCATTGTCTGGCAGGTGGGTAGTGTAGCACATAGGGGGTCCATAGCTGAATAATACTGTTAGTAACAATTCTCCCCCATCAGCTAGGATAGTACCTTTTTGGGACTGTGAAATCTAGCTAGCAGGGAAGAAGCTTACAACTTAGTTACACCTTCACCCTCCCCCCTTGTATCCTGCTACCAAAGTGAGTGGTGTCTTATCATCCTGTTCTGATAAGTACCCAACTTTTgtggcaatagcctgtattggGAGGTACAGGGGTCTTTTTAGCCCATATTTCCTAGGGAAGAAGGCCTACCCTGGCACTAGGATTATCATTCTCTAACCTTATGGCTTCTGGGAATGACTTCTCCCACATTGGATACTTCCACTCAAGATATTTATTTATcaaatcattttgttttaataatttcttttctcttttttttctttttctttttctttttcttttttttttttttttttgagacagggtttctcagctctgactgtcctggaactcactttaaatagaccaggctgacctcaaactcagagatccacctgcctctgcctcccgagtactggaagtaaagttgtgcaccacaaccacccagcttgttttaaaattttatgtgtgtgtgagagactgtgtgtgtgcatggcacacatgtggagatcaaagggcAGCTTTTTgaaaagttggttctctccacctTCACATAGGaatctgggactcaaactcagattgtcaggctttgTGGCACGAGAATTTATCCGTTGACCCATATTGCTGGCTgactaatttattttttcatcctAGTATAGAGTGTTATTGGTTGATTCAGCTATCTACAAGTGATGATGAGGCAGTACCCAGCCTTAAGATAAAACAATGATTTTATTTGCCTGATAATGCAATTTTTTTCATAGAAATATTCTAATCTGCtcttatatattcttttaaaaactattttggtACTTGATGTGGAAATATGGGATAACTGAAAAGATATGAGAGTTGAAGTTAAAAGACCtgatttaagggctggagagatggctcagtggttaagagcactgtctcctcttccagaggacctgagttaggttatgatctcagcactcacataacTCCAGGATATCTAACACCTTCCTGGCCACCACAGGGAGCAAgcatacacataacatacatgcaagcaagcaaaatacttatacacataaagtaaaagtaatttttttttttttttttttggtgggggtgttggcttttcaagacagggtttctttgtgtaacagcactggctttcctggaactctttctgtagaccaggctggcctcagactcacagaaatctgcatgcttctgcctcctgagtgctgagatcaaagttgtgtgccactaccgcctggcttttgctttattttctataAGCTTGGTATGACTAtatactcctataatcccagtattctggGGGCTGAAGCAGAAGTTTCATTGTGGGTTAGGCTAGATTGGGTTACCTCTAACAATATCCCGCCTCAGGTAAGTGAAAGGAACAAAATAGTCCTTGGCTTTTCTGCCATAGAGAGATTCGAGAACAATGTCAACTGCAATGACTCACCTTGGTTAAGTTTCCTaagcttttattttctcatcatcCTAAAGGTGTTGACTGTACTTCAGTTTtagattttggttttcttgaaAACAGCGGATGAGAGGAGCCTCTAGAAGTGTTCATGTGAACTTCTCTTCCTCTGACAGGCAGTTGCAGAATGGCGGACCTCAGTCTTGTAGATGCATTGACAGAGCCACCTCCAGAGATTGAGGGAGAGATAAAGCGAGACTTCATTGCCACACTGGAGGCCGAGCCCTATGATGACACTGTGGGAGAAACCGTGGAGAAGACTGAGTATATTCCTCTCATGGATGGTGATGAGAAAACTGGGAACCCAGAGGCCAAAAAGAAACCGTGCTCAGACACTAGCCAGATTGAAAGTAAGTGTGTAAGTTAAAAGGGATGCCTATGTTCAGAATGCAGATTGGAGATCATGGCTTGTCACCACTGAGGTTTTGGTGTAGGCAGTTACTTGAAAGGTCATTTACAAATCAAGGACACATTGTTctttagtcaaatcagtgttggTAAAGCTGGAGATGACTTCTGTAATGTTTCATCTACCTAACTGCTTTGTAATTTCCTCTATTAAAGTTCCTGCTATTTCTTATATTTAAGCATAGGTTTATAAAGTTAAATACgtaaaatatttatgtaatgtatttaactttatatttatatattataaagtaTGTAATATGTGCTTATATTCCAATTTATGGAATCAGGTTATTGGTGTGATCTTACATCTGGACTAAAAACACAGTTAAATCCTTTAAGAAAAgtttacagtttttttttgtttttttttctttttaatattactgAATCAGCTTTGTTAATACGTGGctgaggatttttttgttttcttgttttttggggGTAGGAGGGTGGGGtgagtttcgagacagggtttctctgtgttgccctggctgtcctggaattcactctgtagatcaggctggcttggaactgagaggtccacctgcctctgactcccaagtactgggactgaaggtgtgcaccaccacccagctggctgAGGATTTTTGTGTCTGTATTTAAGAGGGATATTATTGTTAATTGTCTAGTAATTTATATGTatagttggttagttggttgttaTTTTGACACAGAatttcacactgtagcccaggctgccctggaaatcactgtgtagcccattttggccttgaactcatggctgTTGAACTGCCTTCAGCTTCGATCCTTTATAGAGCTGGCATTGTAAGTGTGAGTAAATATGGCAGACTCTTTTGTCTGGTTTTAGAATTGAAATCATGCAGACTTCAAAAATGAGtcagccagcacttgggaggcagaagtaggtggatctctttgagtttgaggccagcctggtctacagagtgagttccaggacagccaaggttacacagagaaaccctgacttggaaaacaaaacaaaatgaaacaaaaaaatcaaaacaaaacagaaagctgcCGTTGAGGTCTAAGGTAGAATTTGAACTATgtccaaaaatgaaaagaaaaaaacaaaataccatataATAGACCAGCAACAACATGAGTGGGGAACTGTTATAtaaaattgatatttttctttttattgtttgaatttATGGAAATTCTATCTGTGCAGTTTTGAGTTTTAAATTAGGGATTACATTTCTTTATGAGACAATAAAGGaatggggatgtagctcacttTACAGTGAATCTCTAGGTTGGGTTTGAACCCCACATAACTAGGCATGGGAGTTCTAGCCCATATACCTctatcatcctagcacttgggaggtgaagacagaggatcagaatttcaagatCTGAAGCTTTTGCTTCACTTGTCCAGGTTTCAAGACTGAGAGCTACATGTGACTGTATAAAAGAGATGAGAgtcgggggagggaggagagagaggtttttggtttgtttgtttgtttttttccatttgagataggggtgtgtgtgtggtgtagtatggtgtgtgtgtaggccaggggACAATGTGGGATGGTATTTTTCAGACACCTTTGTGCATTCCATGTAGAAGTCAGGACAATTTATAGggacctttttttcccttttgtcttGTGGAtcctgaagattgaactcaggttattaaGTTTGGTGATGAATGCCTTTCCCCACTTAGCCATCTTACTGGGccagttattatttttttgtttttgtttttctagaaggTCCTtcactggcttgaaactcacGAAATAGGCTAGACTGATAAGCCTTAGAAATTTGCCAgccggtcggtggtggtgcacgcctttaatcccagcactcgggaggcagaggcaggcggatctttgtgagttagaggccagcatggtctacagagcgagatccaggaaaggcacaaaagctacacagaggaaccctgtctcgaaaaacaaaaaaaaaaaaaaaaaacaaacaagaaagaaatttgCCTATTTCTACCCACCCCCTTAACACTGCCCTTACAAGCTCAAACCCACCACATCTGCTATTTTACTTTTGTTGCTGGTgtctaactcaggtccttgctTGCAAGTCAAGCATATTACCAACCGATATACCTCTCCAGTGTCCTAGCTCTGAGCTGTCTTGTTGATGTTGTTGAAGTGGAAGTGACATATGGCTTTTTTTGACTTTCTATAACCAAGTGGAAAATCTTTTGGCTTTGTGTATTCTTTATGGGgagacacccacacccacacccacacccacacacaccccatcagGTGAAGAATTGAGAGATCTTACCATATTTGCATAAATACTtacttcaagaaaaaaattgtgGATTTCTTAATTGAAAATAGTTCACAATGGTCCTTTGACTGActcacatgaaaataaaagaaatttagtaGGAAAGAAGGCTTAGCTATTGTAGTAGCTAATGGTAGCTCATGCTTCTCCCAACCCAGTAACTGATACTCATTAGAGTTTAGTTGAAGaagcttgcttcttttcattttctcttttcttatagTAGTTTAATGCTTCCACAGTCTAGGACTGACCTTGATGGGTAAGGACAAGAAAGTAGTAgaaatagtttttcttattgtGCTTTatctttttgggggtgggggtgctagctggcctccaactcacaaagctgctcctgtctctgcctctcttttaatactgggattagaagcatgACGACAGCCACATACCTGGCTGTACCTCATCTAGAGTGATTTGATCAGTATAATATTAACGTGTCTCCCAGGCAGTAGTGGTgaacacgtttaatcccagcaactgaaagcagagccaggtggatctttcttgagtttgagaccagcctggtctacttagagaaaccctgtctcaggaaacaaacaaatta from Onychomys torridus chromosome 7, mOncTor1.1, whole genome shotgun sequence encodes:
- the Map4 gene encoding microtubule-associated protein 4 isoform X17, producing MADLSLVDALTEPPPEIEGEIKRDFIATLEAEPYDDTVGETVEKTEYIPLMDGDEKTGNPEAKKKPCSDTSQIESISSSKPMLLANGDHGMEGNNTTEA